A DNA window from Helianthus annuus cultivar XRQ/B chromosome 15, HanXRQr2.0-SUNRISE, whole genome shotgun sequence contains the following coding sequences:
- the LOC110913083 gene encoding cell wall integrity protein scw1 yields MAGNGMHQYHHPHPQWAASPQSPMSLGGGEEVRTIFISGLPEDVKERELQNLLRWLPGYEASQVNFKGEVPMGFALFSAPHFAIAARDALQDMVFDAESKSVLHTEMAKKNLFVKRGIVADPNSFDPSKRMRTGGDYTNTGFSSPSPFHPPPAPVWGPHGYMAPPPPPYDPYGGYPVSQVPMAPPPALPAAPLPAPSSYMPVQNTKDNPPCNTLFIGNLGENINEEELRGLFSMQPGFKQMKVLRQERHTVCFIEFEDVNSATNVHHSLQGAVIPSSGSVGMRIQYSKNPFGKRKDGGYPGSNGSPAAITYQ; encoded by the exons ATGGCCGGAAACGGAATGCACCAGTACCATCATCCCCATCCGCAGTGGGCAGCCTCTCCACAGTCTCCGATGTCACTGGGCGGTGGTGAGGAGGTGAGGACGATCTTCATTTCCGGTCTCCCGGAGGACGTGAAGGAGAGAGAGCTACAGAACTTGCTGAGATGGCTCCCCGGCTACGAAGCTTCGCAGGTGAACTTCAAAGGCGAAGTCCCTATGGGTTTCGCTCTTTTCTCCGCTCCACATTTTGCTATTGCCGCTAGAGACGCTCTTCAGGATATGGTTTTTGATGCTGAATCCAAGTCCGTCCTCCACACCGAAATGGCCAAGAAAAATCTCTTTGTCAAACGAG GAATTGTAGCTGATCCAAATTCTTTTGATCCAAGTAAACGAATGCGAACAGGGGGAGACTATACAAACACTGGTTTCTCAAGTCCATCTCCTTTTCATCCCCCACCTGCACCTGTTTGGGGTCCACATGG ATATATGgccccaccaccgccaccatatGACCCTTATGGAGGCTATCCTGTTTCCCAAGTACCAATGGCTCCTCCTCCTGCGCTACCTGCCGCTCCTCTACCTGCACCTAGCAGTTATATGCCAGTCCAG AACACGAAAGATAATCCTCCTTGCAATACTTTGTTTATTGGAAATCTTGGGGAAAATATAAACGAAGAAGAGCTAAGAGGGCTTTTCAGTAT GCAACCTGGTTTTAAGCAAATGAAGGTCTTGCGGCAGGAACGGCACACTGTTTGCTTTATTGAGTTTGAG GATGTGAATAGTGCAACAAACGTGCACCATAGCTTGCAGGGTGCTGTTATCCCTAGTTCTGGTTCTGTTGGCATGCGGATACA ATATTCAAAGAACCCGTTTGGGAAAAGGAAGGACGGCGGCTACCCTGGGTCAAACGGGTCACCAGCAGCTATTACTTACCAGTAG